Proteins from one Microtus pennsylvanicus isolate mMicPen1 chromosome 7, mMicPen1.hap1, whole genome shotgun sequence genomic window:
- the Fgd2 gene encoding FYVE, RhoGEF and PH domain-containing protein 2 isoform X1, giving the protein MEHAGGSDEKQASVCNLVAVFENSSRTVGTAPGSHSLDGQPHSPEHQLPLSPGPWEAPPAEEALKSELRPVSRTYLNSLKNKLINGAWRKSCQPGAGPGPEAQEPEEKRVVQELLETEQAYVARLHLLDQVFFQELLREAGRSKAFPEDVVRLIFSNISSIYCFHAQFFLPELQRRVDDWTATPRIGDVIQKLAPFLKMYSEYVKNFERAAELLATWMEKSQPFQEVVTRIQLSEASGSLTLQHHMLEPVQRIPRYELLLKEYVQKLPAEAPDRADAQRALDMIFSAAQHSNAAIAEMERLQGLWEVYQRLGLEDDMVDPSNTLLREGPVLKISFRRSDPMERYLFLFNNMLLYCVPRVLQVGAQFQVRTRIDVAGMKVRELTDAEFPHSFLVSGKQRTLELQARSREEMISWIQACQTAIDHVEKRSETFKAAVQGPQGDTQEPKPQAEELGLRAPQWVRDKMVTMCMRCQDPFNALMRRRHHCRACGYVVCAKCSDYRAELKYDGNRPNRVCLACYTFLTGNVLPDSKEDKRRGILEKDSLAGPDQSLVCSFLHLMGDKWGRSGPRGWCVIPRDDPLVLYVYAAPQDMKAHTSIPLLGYQVTAGPQGDPRVFQLQQSGQLYTFKAESEELQGRWVRAIKRAASGWTPEGPDEEDMSD; this is encoded by the exons ATGGAGCATGCCGGCGGCAGCGACGAGAAGCAGGCTTCAGTGTGCAACCTGGTGGCTGTGTTTGAGAACAGCAG CAGGACAGTGGGAACAGCACCTGGATCCCATAGTCTTGATGGCCAGCCCCATAGCCCCGAACACCAGCTGCCCCTGTCCCCAGGGCCTTGGGAGGCACCTCCTGCTGAGGAGGCCTTGAAGTCTGAGCTCCGACCAGTCAGCAGGACATATCTGAACTCCCTCAAAAATAAGCTAATAAACGGGGCTTGGAGGAAATCCTGCCAGCCTGGGGCCGGGCCAGGGCCAGAGGCACAG GAACCTGAGGAGAAGAGGGTTGTGCAAGAGCTTCTGGAGACAGAGCAGGCCTACGTTGCACGCCTGCACCTGCTTGACCAG GTGTTCTTCCAGGAGCTGCTGAGGGAGGCGGGCCGCAGCAAGGCCTTCCCTGAAGACGTGGTACGGCTCATCTTCTCCAACATCTCTTCCATCTACTGCTTTCACGCTCAGTTCTTCCTCCCAGAGCTGCAGCGGCGCGTGGATGACTG GACAGCCACACCCCGCATCGGAGATGTGATCCAGAAACTGGCCCCGTTCCTGAAGATGTACAGCGAGTATGTGAAGAACTTCGAGCGTGCGGCGGAGCTGCTGGCCACCTGGATGGAGAAGTCTCAGCCCTTTCAGGAGGTGGTTACTCGCATCCAG CTCAGCGAGGCCTCGGGCAGCCTGACCCTGCAACACCACATGCTCGAGCCGGTGCAGAGGATACCGCGGTACGAACTGCTGCTCAAGGAGTATGTGCAGAAGCTGCCAGCCGAGGCGCCAGACCGTGCAGACGCCCAGA GAGCGCTGGACATGATCTTCTCAGCCGCACAGCACTCCAATGCAGCCATTGCAGAGATG GAGCGGCTGCAGGGCCTGTGGGAGGTATATCAGCGCCTGGGCCTGGAGGACGACATGGTGGACCCCTCCAACACCCTGCTCCGAGAGGGCCCCGTCCTGAAGATCTCCTTCCGACGCAGCGACCCGATGGAGCGTTACCTGTTTTTG TTCAACAACATGCTGCTGTATTGTGTACCCCGCGTCCTCCAAGTAGGCGCCCAGTTCCAGGTACGGACCCGCATCGACGTGGCTGGCATGAAG GTGCGGGAGCTGACTGACGCTGAGTTCCCACACTCCTTCCTGGTGTCTGGAAAGCAGCGCACGCTGGAGCTGCAGGCCCG GTCCAGAGAGGAAATGATTTCCTGGATTCAG GCCTGCCAGACAGCTATTGACCACGTCGAGAAGCGGAGTGAAACCTTCAAGGCTGCTGTCCAGGGACCGCAAGGGGACACACAGGAGCCTAAG CCACAGGCAGAGGAACTGGGCCTCCGAGCGCCTCAGTGGGTCCGAGACAAAATGGTGACCATGTGCATGCGCTGCCAGGATCCCTTCAATGCCCTGATGCGTcggcgccaccactgccgggcttgTGGCTAT GTGGTCTGTGCCAAGTGCTCCGACTACCGAGCAGAGTTGAAATATGACGGCAACAGGCCCAACCGCGTCTGCCTGGCCTGCTACACTTTCCTCACCGGAAACGTGCTCCCTGACAGCAAGGAGGACAAGAGGAGAGGCATCTTGGAG AAAGACTCCCTGGCAGGGCCTGACCAGAGCCTGGTGTGCAGCTTCCTGCATCTCATGGGGGACAAGTGGGGCAGGAGCGGCCCCCGGGGCTGGTGTGTGATCCCCCGAGATGACCCCCTAGTGCTGTATGTCTATGCAGCCCCCCAG GACATGAAGGCTCACACCTCCATTCCCCTGCTGGGCTATCAGGTGACGGCGGGACCCCAGGGGGACCCTCGGGTTTTCCAGCTGCAACAGTCCGGTCAGCTGTACACCTTCAAAGCCGAGTCTGAAGAGCTGCAGGGCCGCTGGGTGAGGGCTATCAAGCGCGCGGCCAGTGGCTGGACCCCTGAGGGACCTGACGAGGAAGACATGTCTGACTGA
- the Fgd2 gene encoding FYVE, RhoGEF and PH domain-containing protein 2 isoform X2: MEHAGGSDEKQASVCNLVAVFENSRTVGTAPGSHSLDGQPHSPEHQLPLSPGPWEAPPAEEALKSELRPVSRTYLNSLKNKLINGAWRKSCQPGAGPGPEAQEPEEKRVVQELLETEQAYVARLHLLDQVFFQELLREAGRSKAFPEDVVRLIFSNISSIYCFHAQFFLPELQRRVDDWTATPRIGDVIQKLAPFLKMYSEYVKNFERAAELLATWMEKSQPFQEVVTRIQLSEASGSLTLQHHMLEPVQRIPRYELLLKEYVQKLPAEAPDRADAQRALDMIFSAAQHSNAAIAEMERLQGLWEVYQRLGLEDDMVDPSNTLLREGPVLKISFRRSDPMERYLFLFNNMLLYCVPRVLQVGAQFQVRTRIDVAGMKVRELTDAEFPHSFLVSGKQRTLELQARSREEMISWIQACQTAIDHVEKRSETFKAAVQGPQGDTQEPKPQAEELGLRAPQWVRDKMVTMCMRCQDPFNALMRRRHHCRACGYVVCAKCSDYRAELKYDGNRPNRVCLACYTFLTGNVLPDSKEDKRRGILEKDSLAGPDQSLVCSFLHLMGDKWGRSGPRGWCVIPRDDPLVLYVYAAPQDMKAHTSIPLLGYQVTAGPQGDPRVFQLQQSGQLYTFKAESEELQGRWVRAIKRAASGWTPEGPDEEDMSD; this comes from the exons ATGGAGCATGCCGGCGGCAGCGACGAGAAGCAGGCTTCAGTGTGCAACCTGGTGGCTGTGTTTGAGAACAGCAG GACAGTGGGAACAGCACCTGGATCCCATAGTCTTGATGGCCAGCCCCATAGCCCCGAACACCAGCTGCCCCTGTCCCCAGGGCCTTGGGAGGCACCTCCTGCTGAGGAGGCCTTGAAGTCTGAGCTCCGACCAGTCAGCAGGACATATCTGAACTCCCTCAAAAATAAGCTAATAAACGGGGCTTGGAGGAAATCCTGCCAGCCTGGGGCCGGGCCAGGGCCAGAGGCACAG GAACCTGAGGAGAAGAGGGTTGTGCAAGAGCTTCTGGAGACAGAGCAGGCCTACGTTGCACGCCTGCACCTGCTTGACCAG GTGTTCTTCCAGGAGCTGCTGAGGGAGGCGGGCCGCAGCAAGGCCTTCCCTGAAGACGTGGTACGGCTCATCTTCTCCAACATCTCTTCCATCTACTGCTTTCACGCTCAGTTCTTCCTCCCAGAGCTGCAGCGGCGCGTGGATGACTG GACAGCCACACCCCGCATCGGAGATGTGATCCAGAAACTGGCCCCGTTCCTGAAGATGTACAGCGAGTATGTGAAGAACTTCGAGCGTGCGGCGGAGCTGCTGGCCACCTGGATGGAGAAGTCTCAGCCCTTTCAGGAGGTGGTTACTCGCATCCAG CTCAGCGAGGCCTCGGGCAGCCTGACCCTGCAACACCACATGCTCGAGCCGGTGCAGAGGATACCGCGGTACGAACTGCTGCTCAAGGAGTATGTGCAGAAGCTGCCAGCCGAGGCGCCAGACCGTGCAGACGCCCAGA GAGCGCTGGACATGATCTTCTCAGCCGCACAGCACTCCAATGCAGCCATTGCAGAGATG GAGCGGCTGCAGGGCCTGTGGGAGGTATATCAGCGCCTGGGCCTGGAGGACGACATGGTGGACCCCTCCAACACCCTGCTCCGAGAGGGCCCCGTCCTGAAGATCTCCTTCCGACGCAGCGACCCGATGGAGCGTTACCTGTTTTTG TTCAACAACATGCTGCTGTATTGTGTACCCCGCGTCCTCCAAGTAGGCGCCCAGTTCCAGGTACGGACCCGCATCGACGTGGCTGGCATGAAG GTGCGGGAGCTGACTGACGCTGAGTTCCCACACTCCTTCCTGGTGTCTGGAAAGCAGCGCACGCTGGAGCTGCAGGCCCG GTCCAGAGAGGAAATGATTTCCTGGATTCAG GCCTGCCAGACAGCTATTGACCACGTCGAGAAGCGGAGTGAAACCTTCAAGGCTGCTGTCCAGGGACCGCAAGGGGACACACAGGAGCCTAAG CCACAGGCAGAGGAACTGGGCCTCCGAGCGCCTCAGTGGGTCCGAGACAAAATGGTGACCATGTGCATGCGCTGCCAGGATCCCTTCAATGCCCTGATGCGTcggcgccaccactgccgggcttgTGGCTAT GTGGTCTGTGCCAAGTGCTCCGACTACCGAGCAGAGTTGAAATATGACGGCAACAGGCCCAACCGCGTCTGCCTGGCCTGCTACACTTTCCTCACCGGAAACGTGCTCCCTGACAGCAAGGAGGACAAGAGGAGAGGCATCTTGGAG AAAGACTCCCTGGCAGGGCCTGACCAGAGCCTGGTGTGCAGCTTCCTGCATCTCATGGGGGACAAGTGGGGCAGGAGCGGCCCCCGGGGCTGGTGTGTGATCCCCCGAGATGACCCCCTAGTGCTGTATGTCTATGCAGCCCCCCAG GACATGAAGGCTCACACCTCCATTCCCCTGCTGGGCTATCAGGTGACGGCGGGACCCCAGGGGGACCCTCGGGTTTTCCAGCTGCAACAGTCCGGTCAGCTGTACACCTTCAAAGCCGAGTCTGAAGAGCTGCAGGGCCGCTGGGTGAGGGCTATCAAGCGCGCGGCCAGTGGCTGGACCCCTGAGGGACCTGACGAGGAAGACATGTCTGACTGA